In Desulfonatronovibrio magnus, a single window of DNA contains:
- a CDS encoding leucine-rich repeat domain-containing protein, with translation MSSSPGQEIGRVIGSSGDVRAEQDNALRPLEINDPVYEGERIITGPDSSVEIRFLDNTILSQGPDSALSLDEYIFDPQDMDNSGLSFNLMQGAFRHVSGRIAEENPERVNLESPLSLIGIRGTVTVHRVMVDQESHGAEIISEGFSVIIQDTFGEIRIITSPMNMMDVFRDQPMGFMRPITPQELHFFHSFAPNALAETGPGGYFDSQDISGFDDTPDIFSQDTAAAPDDSREVPEDPHQDIPDPTPQPQIQAPNQLQDQPEEDMVGEPAPVDLAQTRAHKITTKEMSEIIQPAPVSTPTPTPAPTPQPTLGPTPEPQPTPTPTPEPTPTPTPSPTPTPEPTPTPTPEPTPTPTPEPTPEPTPTPTPEPTPTPTPTPEPTPTPTPSPTPTPEPEPTPTPTPEPEQIDISDANLKEAIMVELGRGHEHILNRDDMEELLVLNASQLDITDLTGLEYAVNLNQLYLNNNNVSNLSALAELESLTHLHLWNNNISDSSLSDLSKLESLTFLHLGSNISISDVSALGNLLNLQELHLSFNNISNISALTNLASLHTLNLWGNNISDISALSSLENLHSIQLGDNNIVDISALAQLASLHSLYLRGNDIREISYLSNLENLNLLDLSANQISNISHLSGLNSLVYLNLENNNISDISPLSGLTELKDLFIDGVDEVIFGSDGDDFIDTFTVSSESSVAVLAFGGDDTIDASNSTATNYLLGGGGNDYLIGGSGDDIIYGGKGNDTILGGEGADELWGGDSSNPGMGSNVFVFRSLLDSPADSSFSKVMDFNPVDDVLKFEIQGLQQDIGYIGSDSFTGGGSPQARFAEGILEIDVNGNASADMKIELQGVGLEQLGDPATGSVIDWLDWIYDGPDPEDPPGPEPENWETLTHTYDDNPGYYAWFTERNFEILVDPNGDGDSPELSPVTGSDYAIFGFGGNDSISVVTSANDHYIYGGEGDDNIVTGSGQNTIFGGSGNDTIVSADVGHNGLGHATNDILDGGDGENELHLMKGDFDENVFDTDDSLQNIHIIRLSGGEDGATGVDLSGQTEGFEVHSNNSVFGNDIIGGSGNDTIISGAGYDHLTGGEGDDLFHITGGEVLIEDLGNGQDSLVVESGAGVTAWVYESGQWIATSDSINNGSATIDAHYGVENVIDLSQAGGDNGWLIRGFFESDSLVGSDQDDTIEGGGGNDTITGGKGADELWGRGGINVFKYLSEDDSNLERYDTIMDFNVASDKLYFDIQGFHSFEWRGSDEFDGSGPQARYEIDNGAAVLLIDVNGGGAADMKILLEQLAEDDMADFGSENIVLAN, from the coding sequence ATGTCTTCCAGCCCAGGACAGGAAATCGGCAGAGTTATTGGATCCAGCGGAGATGTAAGGGCAGAGCAGGACAATGCTTTGCGTCCTCTGGAAATTAATGATCCGGTTTATGAAGGTGAAAGAATCATAACTGGTCCGGATTCCAGCGTAGAGATCCGTTTTCTTGATAATACCATTTTGTCTCAAGGACCAGATTCAGCACTCAGCCTGGATGAATATATATTTGACCCTCAGGATATGGACAACTCGGGTCTGTCATTTAATCTCATGCAGGGTGCATTTCGTCATGTATCCGGCAGGATTGCCGAGGAGAACCCGGAAAGAGTCAATCTTGAATCCCCGCTTTCCCTGATAGGTATCAGGGGTACTGTTACAGTACACAGAGTGATGGTAGATCAGGAATCTCATGGAGCTGAAATTATTTCGGAGGGCTTCAGTGTTATTATTCAAGACACTTTTGGCGAGATCAGAATTATTACTTCACCCATGAATATGATGGACGTTTTTAGAGACCAGCCCATGGGTTTTATGCGCCCCATAACTCCACAGGAACTGCATTTCTTTCATTCTTTTGCACCTAATGCTCTGGCTGAAACAGGCCCTGGCGGTTATTTCGATTCTCAGGATATCTCGGGTTTTGATGATACACCGGATATTTTCTCACAAGATACTGCAGCTGCTCCAGATGACTCTCGGGAAGTGCCTGAAGATCCCCATCAGGATATTCCAGACCCAACGCCTCAACCTCAAATTCAGGCACCAAATCAGCTGCAGGATCAACCAGAAGAAGATATGGTTGGTGAACCGGCACCTGTAGACCTCGCCCAGACCAGGGCACATAAGATTACAACCAAGGAAATGTCTGAAATAATTCAACCTGCACCTGTTTCTACGCCAACTCCAACCCCTGCACCTACACCTCAGCCTACACTTGGGCCTACTCCTGAGCCGCAGCCAACACCTACTCCAACACCTGAGCCAACACCGACACCTACGCCTTCACCAACACCTACGCCTGAACCGACTCCTACACCTACGCCTGAGCCTACTCCAACTCCTACACCAGAACCGACACCAGAGCCAACACCAACTCCTACTCCCGAACCAACACCAACACCTACTCCAACACCTGAGCCAACACCGACACCTACGCCTTCACCGACTCCTACGCCTGAACCGGAACCAACACCGACCCCTACTCCAGAGCCTGAACAAATAGACATCTCCGATGCAAACTTGAAAGAAGCCATAATGGTCGAGTTAGGCAGAGGTCATGAACATATACTCAACAGGGACGATATGGAGGAATTGTTAGTTCTGAATGCATCACAATTAGATATAACAGATCTGACTGGCCTGGAATATGCAGTGAACCTGAATCAGCTGTACTTGAATAATAACAACGTGAGTAATTTGTCAGCTTTAGCTGAACTTGAAAGTTTGACACATCTACACTTGTGGAACAATAATATCAGTGACAGCAGTTTGTCAGACCTATCCAAGTTGGAAAGCCTGACTTTCCTGCATTTGGGGAGCAACATCAGTATTAGCGATGTGTCTGCCTTGGGCAATCTTCTTAACTTGCAAGAACTTCACTTATCATTCAACAATATCAGCAACATATCTGCTTTGACAAATCTTGCAAGCCTGCACACTCTGAATTTGTGGGGCAATAATATTAGCGATATATCAGCTTTATCCAGTTTAGAGAATCTGCATAGTATTCAACTGGGCGATAACAATATCGTTGACATATCTGCATTGGCTCAGCTTGCGAGTCTGCACAGTCTTTACTTACGAGGTAACGACATTAGAGAAATATCCTATCTGTCTAATCTTGAAAATCTGAATTTACTTGATTTGTCTGCTAATCAAATCAGCAATATATCTCATTTGTCAGGTCTAAACAGTCTTGTCTATCTTAACTTGGAGAACAACAACATTAGTGATATTTCCCCTTTGTCAGGATTAACCGAGCTTAAAGATCTTTTCATTGACGGGGTCGATGAGGTGATTTTTGGTAGTGACGGTGATGACTTTATTGACACTTTTACTGTTTCTTCTGAAAGTAGCGTAGCTGTGTTAGCCTTTGGTGGTGATGACACTATAGATGCATCCAACAGCACGGCTACCAACTATCTGTTAGGCGGGGGAGGAAACGACTATCTGATCGGCGGATCAGGAGATGACATTATTTATGGTGGGAAAGGTAATGACACTATCTTAGGAGGAGAAGGTGCTGATGAACTTTGGGGTGGTGATTCCAGCAATCCAGGGATGGGAAGTAATGTATTTGTATTTAGAAGCTTACTCGATTCCCCAGCAGATTCATCATTCAGCAAAGTAATGGATTTTAATCCCGTGGATGATGTTCTGAAGTTTGAGATTCAGGGATTACAACAAGATATCGGCTACATAGGCAGCGATTCATTTACAGGGGGTGGCAGTCCTCAAGCCAGGTTTGCTGAAGGTATTCTTGAGATAGACGTTAATGGCAATGCATCAGCTGATATGAAGATCGAACTTCAGGGAGTGGGTCTTGAACAGCTCGGAGATCCGGCCACAGGCTCTGTCATAGATTGGCTTGACTGGATATATGATGGGCCTGATCCAGAAGACCCACCAGGGCCTGAGCCTGAGAACTGGGAAACATTGACACATACTTATGATGATAACCCAGGGTATTATGCCTGGTTTACTGAACGCAATTTTGAAATTCTTGTGGATCCCAATGGGGATGGCGACAGTCCTGAATTATCACCTGTAACAGGCAGTGATTACGCCATCTTCGGCTTTGGAGGTAATGACAGCATATCAGTAGTTACAAGTGCCAATGATCATTATATTTACGGCGGTGAAGGTGATGACAATATTGTCACAGGATCTGGTCAAAACACAATTTTTGGTGGTTCTGGCAATGATACTATCGTGTCCGCTGATGTCGGCCATAATGGACTTGGCCATGCAACTAATGATATACTTGATGGCGGGGATGGCGAAAATGAGCTTCATCTTATGAAAGGTGATTTTGATGAGAATGTATTTGATACTGATGACAGTTTGCAAAATATTCACATTATTCGACTTTCAGGTGGCGAGGATGGGGCAACAGGAGTCGATCTGTCCGGGCAAACTGAGGGATTTGAAGTGCACAGCAATAACAGTGTATTTGGAAATGACATCATAGGCGGTTCGGGTAATGATACGATTATAAGTGGAGCAGGATATGATCACCTGACAGGTGGGGAGGGTGATGACCTTTTTCATATCACTGGAGGGGAGGTACTTATTGAGGACCTGGGCAATGGACAGGACAGCCTGGTTGTTGAAAGCGGTGCTGGAGTGACTGCTTGGGTTTATGAAAGCGGTCAATGGATAGCCACAAGTGACTCAATAAATAATGGTTCGGCCACAATAGATGCCCACTATGGAGTTGAAAATGTAATTGATCTTTCCCAGGCTGGAGGGGACAATGGTTGGTTGATCAGAGGTTTCTTTGAATCAGACTCTCTAGTTGGCTCTGACCAGGATGACACCATAGAAGGCGGTGGGGGTAATGATACTATTACTGGCGGAAAAGGCGCAGACGAACTGTGGGGAAGAGGCGGCATTAATGTCTTCAAGTACTTGAGTGAAGATGATTCCAATTTAGAAAGATACGATACAATTATGGATTTTAACGTTGCAAGCGATAAGCTATACTTTGACATTCAAGGCTTTCATTCTTTCGAGTGGAGAGGTTCTGATGAATTTGATGGCAGTGGTCCTCAAGCACGATATGAAATTGATAATGGGGCTGCCGTACTTTTGATTGATGTAAATGGGGGAGGAGCGGCTGATATGAAAATTCTACTTGAGCAATTGGCTGAGGATGATATGGCAGATTTTGGATCAGAAAATATTGTGCTTGCCAACTGA
- a CDS encoding SurA N-terminal domain-containing protein gives MLDVLRDNAQSWIVKLLFAVIVIVFVFWGVGSFTGDRDGVLAIVNDEPILINDFIRAYETTAQNVREQNPDLTAADLREMQFRQQIFNQLLNSTLLLQKSRELGLQVSRSELQREITQLPAFLREDNQFDPELYQGILRAHHLTPAEFERDFQNNLLMQKMEEYVALPSRPNPREVQDFFNYIRSQAKVDYLKVSWSDFEEDLEISQEDIEAHYRENQSRFMVPEKIKISYLQLTPRALAPMQDVSSDEIEEYYRANLAEYTTPEEVRASHILVTLAQDASQDEQDEAKEKITAISARLQDGEDFAELAMEHSQCPSASQGGDLGTFGRGRMVPEFEDAVFNLEAGEISEPVKTQFGWHIIKLHEYIPEGTQELDEVRASIRMELGADKAMDELADIMDDILEILLTGGTLDEAAQRLNLDTRTTDFFSMQDGPRDLDLPSTAINQLFNMTISEVTETPVMIEQGYVFAEKIDARDAKVRDLEEVQDDIVNTLTRQKAMEMARERAAEYLASINEDDMEGDINASLESSSAFDRQGFIPGLGMSPDIALAAFAAGEGQWLPEVYRIGNGYVIARVSEIILPDPEKFEQEKDQWVEHFAQMQKQQAFQSFVNMLRNQARIRILRPDIIDS, from the coding sequence ATGTTAGATGTGTTAAGAGACAATGCCCAATCATGGATTGTCAAACTGCTTTTTGCTGTCATCGTCATCGTCTTTGTATTTTGGGGAGTGGGCAGCTTTACCGGAGACCGTGATGGAGTGCTGGCCATTGTCAATGATGAGCCCATACTCATCAATGATTTTATCAGAGCCTATGAAACCACTGCCCAAAATGTACGCGAACAGAATCCTGATCTTACAGCAGCAGACCTCAGGGAAATGCAGTTCAGGCAACAGATATTCAATCAGCTGCTTAACTCCACCCTGCTTCTGCAAAAGTCAAGAGAACTTGGGCTGCAGGTATCACGTTCTGAACTGCAAAGGGAAATTACGCAGCTGCCAGCCTTTCTGAGAGAGGACAACCAGTTTGACCCCGAGCTGTATCAGGGGATATTGCGAGCCCATCATCTCACGCCAGCTGAGTTTGAGCGGGATTTTCAAAACAATCTGCTTATGCAGAAAATGGAAGAATATGTTGCTCTACCTTCCAGACCCAATCCCAGAGAAGTGCAGGATTTTTTCAACTATATCAGGTCTCAGGCCAAAGTTGACTACCTTAAAGTTTCCTGGTCTGATTTTGAAGAGGATTTGGAGATCAGCCAGGAAGATATTGAAGCCCACTACCGGGAAAACCAGTCCAGGTTTATGGTCCCGGAAAAAATAAAGATCAGCTACCTTCAGCTTACTCCCAGAGCCCTTGCCCCCATGCAGGATGTTTCTTCAGATGAAATCGAGGAATATTATCGGGCTAATCTGGCCGAATATACTACTCCTGAAGAAGTCAGAGCATCCCATATTCTAGTTACTTTAGCGCAGGATGCTTCCCAGGATGAGCAGGACGAGGCTAAAGAAAAAATAACTGCCATAAGCGCTCGACTTCAGGATGGCGAAGACTTTGCAGAACTGGCCATGGAGCATTCCCAATGCCCCAGCGCCAGCCAGGGGGGTGACCTTGGAACTTTTGGCCGGGGACGAATGGTTCCGGAATTTGAAGATGCGGTATTTAACCTTGAGGCAGGAGAAATTAGCGAACCTGTCAAGACACAGTTTGGCTGGCACATCATCAAACTGCATGAGTACATACCAGAAGGCACCCAGGAGCTTGATGAGGTAAGAGCAAGCATCAGAATGGAACTGGGCGCAGACAAGGCTATGGACGAACTTGCTGATATCATGGACGATATCCTGGAGATTCTCTTGACCGGAGGTACCTTAGATGAAGCTGCCCAGCGTCTGAACTTAGATACCCGGACAACAGATTTTTTCTCCATGCAGGATGGACCAAGGGATCTGGACCTGCCTTCTACTGCAATTAACCAGCTTTTCAACATGACGATTTCAGAAGTGACAGAAACACCTGTCATGATTGAACAGGGCTATGTTTTTGCTGAAAAAATAGATGCCAGGGATGCAAAGGTCAGGGATCTGGAAGAGGTCCAGGACGATATCGTCAACACACTTACCAGACAGAAAGCCATGGAAATGGCTCGGGAAAGAGCTGCAGAATACCTGGCCTCAATAAATGAAGATGATATGGAAGGTGATATCAACGCATCACTGGAAAGCAGCAGTGCCTTCGACAGACAGGGCTTTATACCAGGTCTTGGCATGTCTCCGGATATTGCACTGGCTGCATTTGCTGCAGGTGAAGGACAATGGCTGCCTGAAGTATACAGAATAGGCAACGGATACGTTATTGCCAGAGTTTCTGAAATCATTCTGCCTGACCCTGAAAAATTTGAGCAGGAAAAGGACCAATGGGTCGAACACTTTGCCCAAATGCAAAAACAGCAAGCATTCCAGTCTTTCGTGAATATGCTGCGCAATCAGGCAAGAATCAGAATTCTTCGTCCTGATATTATTGACAGCTAA
- a CDS encoding aconitate hydratase — protein MSLNLTQKIIKEHLIYGDLTPGGEIGLRIDQTLTQDATGTMAYLQWEAMGLPRVKTDLSVSYVDHNTLQMGFKNPDDHKYLRSVAARYGIVFSPAGTGICHQLHLENFAVPGATLIGSDSHTPTAGGVGSLAMGAGGLSVALAMAGEPYVINMPRVVRVYLEGSLKGHAGAKDIILFILSQLTVKGGTGKVMEYCGPGIEDLSIPERATITNMGAELGATTSIFPADELTRQFFKTMDRESDFRALNADPGADYDEEIKIDLSKIQPMAARPHMPDLSVNISEIAGLKVDQVAIGSCTNSSYSDLKISALILKNKKVHSDTDLMISPGSKQVLKMLSRESLLSDMLDSGARLLECSCGPCIGMGGSPISNGVSARTFNRNFEGRSGTQDAQVYLVSPVTAAHCAVDGCFTSPDTWGDPLPRPQLPDKVPSIRDLFVFPGDGTDVEIYRGPNIVPLPEFDPLPQRLELPVAIKCGDNISTDHILPGGAEVTALRSNIPAISEYIFSRVDPDFTRRIKNAGQGIILGGDNYGQGSSREHAALGPRFLGVRIVLVKSFARIHRANLVNFGILPLTLAKPQDYDLIEKDEIISLDTETLVPGQQTTISTSSGNTIEVKNDLTAGELDIIRAGGLLNFVKNKAEKN, from the coding sequence GTGAGTCTTAACCTTACACAGAAAATTATCAAAGAACACTTAATTTACGGAGACCTGACGCCTGGAGGTGAAATAGGTTTAAGAATCGATCAGACCCTGACCCAGGACGCCACCGGTACCATGGCCTATCTTCAATGGGAAGCCATGGGTCTGCCCAGGGTAAAGACAGATTTGTCCGTAAGTTATGTTGATCATAATACCTTGCAGATGGGTTTTAAAAACCCTGACGATCATAAATATCTTCGTAGCGTGGCTGCCAGATACGGCATTGTTTTTTCTCCAGCCGGCACAGGAATCTGCCACCAGTTGCACTTAGAAAACTTTGCTGTTCCCGGGGCGACCCTTATCGGATCAGACAGCCACACCCCTACAGCCGGCGGTGTAGGTTCTCTGGCTATGGGGGCCGGCGGACTGTCTGTAGCCCTGGCCATGGCAGGTGAACCTTATGTTATCAACATGCCCAGGGTTGTCCGTGTGTACCTTGAAGGCAGCCTTAAGGGGCATGCAGGAGCCAAAGACATTATTCTGTTCATTCTTAGCCAGCTCACAGTTAAGGGGGGAACAGGAAAAGTTATGGAATATTGCGGCCCGGGAATAGAGGATTTATCAATCCCGGAAAGGGCTACCATTACCAATATGGGAGCTGAGCTGGGAGCTACCACTTCAATTTTTCCTGCTGATGAACTTACCCGGCAATTTTTTAAAACCATGGACCGCGAGTCGGACTTTAGAGCATTAAATGCAGATCCAGGCGCAGACTATGATGAAGAAATAAAAATTGATCTTTCTAAAATCCAACCTATGGCTGCACGTCCGCATATGCCGGATCTAAGCGTTAATATATCTGAGATAGCAGGTCTTAAGGTAGACCAGGTGGCCATTGGTTCCTGCACCAACTCATCATATTCCGACTTGAAAATCAGTGCTTTGATCCTGAAGAACAAGAAAGTTCATTCAGATACTGACCTGATGATTTCACCCGGATCAAAGCAGGTTTTAAAAATGCTTTCCAGGGAAAGTCTTTTGAGTGATATGCTGGACAGCGGAGCAAGGCTGTTGGAATGTTCATGCGGCCCATGTATAGGTATGGGAGGCTCTCCAATCTCTAACGGAGTTAGCGCCAGGACCTTTAATCGTAACTTTGAAGGGCGCAGCGGCACCCAGGATGCTCAGGTTTACCTGGTCAGTCCGGTAACAGCAGCTCACTGCGCTGTAGATGGCTGCTTCACCAGTCCTGATACCTGGGGAGATCCACTGCCTCGCCCCCAATTACCTGACAAAGTACCATCCATTAGAGATTTATTTGTGTTTCCAGGAGATGGAACTGATGTGGAAATATATCGTGGACCCAATATTGTCCCCTTGCCTGAATTTGACCCATTGCCGCAAAGGCTTGAATTGCCGGTTGCCATCAAATGCGGAGATAATATTTCAACGGACCATATACTGCCGGGAGGAGCAGAAGTAACTGCACTACGCTCCAACATTCCTGCCATAAGCGAATATATCTTTTCCAGAGTTGATCCTGACTTTACCAGGCGAATAAAAAATGCCGGTCAGGGTATTATTCTCGGTGGAGATAATTACGGACAGGGTTCCAGCCGCGAACACGCAGCTCTCGGACCACGCTTTCTGGGCGTCAGGATTGTTCTGGTTAAATCCTTTGCCAGGATCCACAGAGCCAATCTGGTAAACTTCGGCATCCTGCCACTGACCCTGGCCAAACCGCAGGATTACGATCTAATTGAAAAGGACGAAATAATTTCCCTGGACACTGAAACCCTTGTGCCGGGACAGCAAACAACCATTTCAACTTCATCAGGCAATACAATTGAAGTTAAAAACGATTTGACTGCCGGTGAACTGGACATTATTAGAGCAGGTGGGTTGCTGAACTTTGTTAAGAATAAAGCTGAGAAAAACTGA